The genomic stretch ACATGAAATCCGGTGTCTTCAAGACACCCTCGATCTTTGGACCGGAAACCAAAAGCCGCTGCAAGCGATGGGGACTAAAATGACAGGCCTCGCAACTGATGCGCTCGGGCTGGCTATCTAGGGGCCGTTCTAAATTGGCCTTTGTGTGCATGATCGGCCGGTGGCATTCAAAACAGCGGGCGTTTTTAGTCGTCACGTGCTTTTCATGCATCAGCTTTTTGTTCTTCACTTCTTTCAGCGCTTTGGCCTGGTCATGACAAGCGAGACAGGCTTCATTTTTTATCCGTCCAGCGCCCAAAACCAGCGTAGTTTTAAGCTCTCCTTTCTCAAAAAAGGCCTCGTACCTGCCCCCGCCTGAGGCCTGTATCATCTCAATGTGGCAGCTTGAGCAGGAAACATTGGCTTTTTTTAGCATCTCATGGGTAATCGGCTTCTCCCCGGAAGTCTGGATGGGCTTTTCAGGTAGTGCGTGGCAAAGTTCACATCGGCCCCGACCTTCGTTAAATTTGACGTTGGTGAAATGACACTGATGACAGGCGGCCTGACTCACCTCAAACTTTTTCTGATCGGTTTCATGCTGATGACAGGAAGTGCAATTGATTGCCTGACCTTCAATCTGGTTCTTTTTTTCCAGGTGGGGCTTGTGGACAAAGCTGACTTTATCGGTAAACTTTATCTTCTTGGTCTTGAACTCATCCTTGGGGTTGCCGTGGCAATTGGCCGTCATGCAGCTGGCATCGACGACCCGGGGCCGGGTCCTGACAACCTCGCCGCCAAGCTGCAAATAGGAAAAATGGGCCGGCGGTTCTTTAATGAGATCTTTAATTGGAATGTGTTTAATTTTTGATTCATTGCCTGCTGTCGGCGTCACCCCCAGCCTACCGGCTTTACCGGGTGGGTAATGGCACTCCACACACCCGTATTTATTATGTTTGCCTTTCTTCCAGAGTTCATAGCCTTTATTGACAATCCCCGGGTAAGTTAAGACGTGGCAGTAACCACAAAAAAATTGCGGCTGAGGAAGATCAGGGGCGGGAAGTTCGGTTAAGGATTTAGCCGCTTGATCCATTGCAAACACTGAACCGCTGAGTGCCAGGTTTACCACTACGAGCATAACAATGGAAATGAACCATGTCCGCCAACTACACTTCTTTTGGTACATGTACTTCAGCCTCATCTTCGTAAATACTCCTTAGCCAATATATAAGTTCGTCCATATCAACCGGCTTATTAATACACGCGTAAATGTGGTAACAGATAGCTTCCTTTAACTCCGGATGAAATCGTTCCGACGACATGCAGAGAAAATATACCTCGGGGTATTTTTTGGTAAGGTCCCGAATCGTCCGGTTGTCCAGAGAGACGGTATCAAGGTCAATGATGACCACCAGACAGCTTTTTTTCTGGAGCAAAGAGTTCAGGTCCGATAACAAATAGACCGGAACCGTTTGATAGTCCCGGCCTTCCAACAGATTGCATAAGGCCAAACATTGACTTTGATCATTGTCGAACACGACTGTTTTTTTTGTCAGACTGAGAGCCGTCAACAGTTAATCCTTTATGCGTGATAGCCATATCTTGATAAGGATTTAAATTGTTTAGATAAATTTAACCGAAAGGTTATTACGCAAACCTAACCGCAACCTGAGAATATTGTGTATCTTGAAACTATCCCTAAACTTAGAAAAACCTGTATATCATATAATGTTACAGCAAATTGAATGCCAACATTGGGGATGGGGTAATACACAGCGGTATTTTGATGCGATCTAAAGGCTTGGGTTCTCTTAACGTATTGAGATAAATTAAAATATAATTATAAAAAAGGCCGGATAATAATTTTATTTTTTTATGATTGATGATGGCGGTCGACATTTTCAAATTATGTTTTTTCGTTTGTGCGTAAAATATTGACATGAAATTCGTCATTATTAATATTCTGTTAAATAACAAAATATTAGGTGTGTGCAAAATCAGGACACAAATTGCTATAAAGACATCTCAATACGCACAATTTGCCCTGTTGTTGCACCTGTAAGGTTTAATCAGCAGTAGTTGAGTCGATAAGAAAAAATGAGAGGGAACCCACTGATTTGAGTCCAAAATTAGACTATTATCGCCCCCGAT from Desulfobacterales bacterium encodes the following:
- a CDS encoding multiheme c-type cytochrome, with amino-acid sequence MRLKYMYQKKCSWRTWFISIVMLVVVNLALSGSVFAMDQAAKSLTELPAPDLPQPQFFCGYCHVLTYPGIVNKGYELWKKGKHNKYGCVECHYPPGKAGRLGVTPTAGNESKIKHIPIKDLIKEPPAHFSYLQLGGEVVRTRPRVVDASCMTANCHGNPKDEFKTKKIKFTDKVSFVHKPHLEKKNQIEGQAINCTSCHQHETDQKKFEVSQAACHQCHFTNVKFNEGRGRCELCHALPEKPIQTSGEKPITHEMLKKANVSCSSCHIEMIQASGGGRYEAFFEKGELKTTLVLGAGRIKNEACLACHDQAKALKEVKNKKLMHEKHVTTKNARCFECHRPIMHTKANLERPLDSQPERISCEACHFSPHRLQRLLVSGPKIEGVLKTPDFMYKVGTNCLGCHVERKHTEKGAKVMTASGKTCVKCHTKDHEKMLKEWKTELVKNIKEAREIEQEALETLAKYKSRLTNDKLAKANQILKQGLDIIDIVQHGNGVHNKKYSIMLIDAAIGFFDDMIAYTEEGK